A part of Perca fluviatilis chromosome 15, GENO_Pfluv_1.0, whole genome shotgun sequence genomic DNA contains:
- the prmt1 gene encoding protein arginine N-methyltransferase 1 isoform X2, which produces MAAPAERMEGESSAKPAAEDMTSKDYYFDSYAHFGIHEEMLKDEVRTLTYRNSMFHNKHLFKDKVVLDVGSGTGILCMFAAKAGAKKVIGIECSSISDYAVKIVKANKMDDVVTIIKGKVEEVDLPVDGVDIIISEWMGYCLFYESMLNTVIYARDKWLKPDGLIFPDRATLYVTAIEDRQYKDYKIHWWENVYGFDMSCIKEVAIKEPLVDVVDPKQLVSSACLIKEVDIYTVKLEDLSFTSPFCLQVKRNDYIHALVTYFNIEFTRCHKRTGFSTSPESPYTHWKQTVFYLDDYLTVKTGEEIFGTINMKPNVKNNRDLDFTVDIDFKGQLCEVSKTSEYRMR; this is translated from the exons ATGGCGGCGCCAGCAGAGAGGATGGAG GGGGAGAGCTCAGCCAAGCCTGCAGCAGAGGACATGACGTCAAAGGACTACTACTTTGACTCATACGCCCACTTTGGCATCCACgag GAGATGCTGAAAGATGAGGTTCGCACTCTGACCTATCGCAATTCCATGTTCCACAACAAGCATCTGTTTAAGGACAAGGTGGTGCTGGATGTGGGCAGCGGGACAGGCATCCTCTGCATGTTTGCTGCCAAAGCCGGAGCCAAGAAGGTTATAGGG ATAGAGTGCAGCAGCATCTCAGACTACGCTGTGAAAATTGTCAAGGCCAACAAGATGGATGATG TTGTGACCATCATCAAGGggaaggtggaggaggtggaccTGCCCGTGGATGGAGTGGACATCATCATATCAGAGTGGATGGGCTACTGCCTCTTCTATGAGTCCATGCTCAATACAGTCATTTATGCCAGGGACAAGTGGCTG AAGCCAGATGGACTCATTTTCCCAGACAGGGCAACCCTTTATGTCACTGCCATTGAAGACAGGCAGTACAAAGACTACAAAATCCACT GGTGGGAGAACGTGTATGGTTTTGATATGTCGTGCATCAAGGAGGTGGCAATCAAGGAGCCCCTGGTTGACGTGGTGGACCCAAAGCAGCTGGTCAGTAGCGCCTGTCTCATCAAG GAGGTGGACATCTACACGGTGAAGTTGGAGGACCTGTCCTTCACCTCACCGTTCTGCCTGCAGGTGAAGAGGAACGACTACATCCACGCTTTGGTCACCTACTTCAACATAGAGTTCACCCGCTGTCACAAGAGGACCGGCTTCTCGACCA GCCCAGAGTCCCCCTACACCCACTGGAAGCAGACGGTCTTCTACCTGGATGATTACCTGACGGTCAAGACTGGCGAGGAGATCTTTGGCACGATCAACATGAAGCCAAACGTCAAGAACAAT aggGACCTGGACTTCACCGTAGACATCGACTTCAAGGGTCAGCTGTGTGAGGTGTCGAAGACGTCCGAGTACAGGATGCGTTAG
- the prmt1 gene encoding protein arginine N-methyltransferase 1 isoform X1, with translation MAAPAERMEVSQGESSAKPAAEDMTSKDYYFDSYAHFGIHEEMLKDEVRTLTYRNSMFHNKHLFKDKVVLDVGSGTGILCMFAAKAGAKKVIGIECSSISDYAVKIVKANKMDDVVTIIKGKVEEVDLPVDGVDIIISEWMGYCLFYESMLNTVIYARDKWLKPDGLIFPDRATLYVTAIEDRQYKDYKIHWWENVYGFDMSCIKEVAIKEPLVDVVDPKQLVSSACLIKEVDIYTVKLEDLSFTSPFCLQVKRNDYIHALVTYFNIEFTRCHKRTGFSTSPESPYTHWKQTVFYLDDYLTVKTGEEIFGTINMKPNVKNNRDLDFTVDIDFKGQLCEVSKTSEYRMR, from the exons ATGGCGGCGCCAGCAGAGAGGATGGAG GTTTCTCAGGGGGAGAGCTCAGCCAAGCCTGCAGCAGAGGACATGACGTCAAAGGACTACTACTTTGACTCATACGCCCACTTTGGCATCCACgag GAGATGCTGAAAGATGAGGTTCGCACTCTGACCTATCGCAATTCCATGTTCCACAACAAGCATCTGTTTAAGGACAAGGTGGTGCTGGATGTGGGCAGCGGGACAGGCATCCTCTGCATGTTTGCTGCCAAAGCCGGAGCCAAGAAGGTTATAGGG ATAGAGTGCAGCAGCATCTCAGACTACGCTGTGAAAATTGTCAAGGCCAACAAGATGGATGATG TTGTGACCATCATCAAGGggaaggtggaggaggtggaccTGCCCGTGGATGGAGTGGACATCATCATATCAGAGTGGATGGGCTACTGCCTCTTCTATGAGTCCATGCTCAATACAGTCATTTATGCCAGGGACAAGTGGCTG AAGCCAGATGGACTCATTTTCCCAGACAGGGCAACCCTTTATGTCACTGCCATTGAAGACAGGCAGTACAAAGACTACAAAATCCACT GGTGGGAGAACGTGTATGGTTTTGATATGTCGTGCATCAAGGAGGTGGCAATCAAGGAGCCCCTGGTTGACGTGGTGGACCCAAAGCAGCTGGTCAGTAGCGCCTGTCTCATCAAG GAGGTGGACATCTACACGGTGAAGTTGGAGGACCTGTCCTTCACCTCACCGTTCTGCCTGCAGGTGAAGAGGAACGACTACATCCACGCTTTGGTCACCTACTTCAACATAGAGTTCACCCGCTGTCACAAGAGGACCGGCTTCTCGACCA GCCCAGAGTCCCCCTACACCCACTGGAAGCAGACGGTCTTCTACCTGGATGATTACCTGACGGTCAAGACTGGCGAGGAGATCTTTGGCACGATCAACATGAAGCCAAACGTCAAGAACAAT aggGACCTGGACTTCACCGTAGACATCGACTTCAAGGGTCAGCTGTGTGAGGTGTCGAAGACGTCCGAGTACAGGATGCGTTAG